One segment of Pontibacter akesuensis DNA contains the following:
- a CDS encoding ArsI/CadI family heavy metal resistance metalloenzyme has translation MKRFHVNVRVKNLEESTAFYTALFGTSPTVLKQDYAKWMLEDPRVNFAISFHPENAGIEHLGIQAESPEELNQVYGRLKQAKGAIREEGKCTCCYAKSEKSWITDPQGVDWEAFYTFGESTVYGEGANANATAEAV, from the coding sequence ATGAAAAGATTTCACGTAAACGTAAGAGTAAAGAATTTAGAAGAATCCACCGCCTTCTATACCGCCCTTTTCGGCACATCACCAACAGTCCTTAAACAAGACTACGCCAAATGGATGCTCGAAGACCCGCGCGTCAACTTTGCCATCTCCTTTCACCCCGAAAATGCGGGCATCGAGCACCTGGGCATACAGGCGGAAAGTCCGGAAGAACTAAACCAGGTATACGGCCGGCTGAAGCAAGCGAAAGGCGCTATCCGCGAAGAGGGCAAATGCACCTGCTGCTACGCAAAATCCGAAAAGTCGTGGATCACGGACCCACAGGGCGTGGACTGGGAGGCTTTCTATACTTTCGGCGAATCGACCGTTTACGGGGAGGGAGCCAACGCCAACGCGACAGCCGAGGCTGTTTAG